One region of Neorhodopirellula lusitana genomic DNA includes:
- a CDS encoding NAD(P)/FAD-dependent oxidoreductase, translating to MNRTPQTNPQVPSEQSLRDSRVLVVGGGVSGCAAAIRLRHLGFNVTLMERANFPREKICGCCLGAAGLSALDAIGLGDAVRQLGVATTTFVGYLQTTRQSESSEFETNRVCRSPVEFPVSPGVAIARSVLDSFLVAEAARIGVDVRQPQEAQIVRSDSRSVVVRHRPVGSHDGDSWVTTDQYAAVILATGLTGVFQGKDTSDAAEAKRRVVAQEVKRHSDEEESQSQSLRWDLPWVESPHGPLGIATHVPASHPLAAAWPIRDGQIQMVCGDDGYVGLVRLPDGSVDLAAALQSRGKSARPGITRRSPSERIALLLQSHPDLRDMPSEGELGWRQWLQDDAVWMTAPPLRRQRHVGQGRVVAIGDCVRYVEPLTGEGMTWGIESGIAVADLWQQAILDHAGVSDVVASDAVAVQTSIPSAEHFDRIDYAAAWQKRLATLQTKRRVICGLVTSGLRYRAIRRITHAGLSHAEWLAKPFTQGVASGPHFESTRQADH from the coding sequence TTGAATCGCACTCCACAAACCAATCCGCAGGTTCCCAGCGAACAATCGTTACGGGACAGTCGTGTGTTGGTGGTGGGGGGCGGTGTGTCCGGCTGTGCCGCGGCGATCCGTTTGCGTCATCTGGGGTTCAACGTGACGTTGATGGAACGCGCAAACTTTCCCCGCGAAAAGATATGCGGTTGCTGTTTGGGCGCCGCCGGTCTGTCCGCCCTCGATGCGATTGGACTGGGCGATGCCGTTCGTCAACTCGGCGTGGCAACGACGACTTTCGTTGGCTATCTGCAAACAACGCGACAGTCCGAGAGTTCGGAATTCGAAACGAATCGGGTTTGTCGCTCGCCCGTTGAGTTCCCTGTGTCGCCCGGCGTTGCCATTGCACGTAGCGTGCTAGATTCGTTCCTCGTTGCGGAAGCGGCTCGCATCGGTGTGGACGTTCGGCAACCACAAGAGGCACAGATCGTTCGCAGCGATTCACGGTCGGTTGTTGTTCGACATCGGCCGGTGGGCAGTCATGATGGCGATTCGTGGGTGACGACGGATCAGTACGCGGCGGTGATTTTGGCGACCGGACTAACGGGCGTCTTTCAAGGCAAGGACACCAGCGATGCTGCAGAAGCGAAACGACGGGTTGTTGCTCAAGAGGTGAAACGGCACAGCGACGAAGAAGAATCGCAAAGTCAGTCCTTGCGTTGGGATTTACCGTGGGTGGAATCGCCTCACGGACCGCTGGGGATTGCGACCCATGTGCCGGCTTCGCATCCACTTGCCGCTGCTTGGCCAATTCGCGATGGCCAGATTCAAATGGTTTGTGGTGATGATGGGTATGTCGGATTGGTTAGATTACCAGACGGTTCGGTTGATCTTGCTGCGGCGCTGCAGTCACGCGGTAAGTCAGCACGACCGGGCATCACACGACGGTCACCTTCGGAGCGTATTGCCCTGCTATTGCAGAGCCATCCCGACCTGCGTGACATGCCCAGCGAAGGCGAATTAGGTTGGCGGCAATGGCTTCAAGACGATGCGGTCTGGATGACCGCTCCCCCGCTTCGCCGCCAACGTCACGTAGGGCAAGGCCGAGTAGTCGCGATTGGCGATTGTGTTCGCTATGTCGAACCGTTGACGGGCGAAGGCATGACGTGGGGAATTGAAAGCGGGATCGCCGTGGCCGATCTGTGGCAACAGGCGATTCTTGATCATGCGGGGGTTAGCGATGTGGTTGCCAGTGATGCGGTTGCTGTGCAGACATCAATTCCTTCGGCAGAGCATTTCGACCGGATCGACTATGCTGCGGCTTGGCAAAAACGCTTGGCCACGCTTCAGACAAAACGGCGCGTCATTTGCGGATTGGTCACATCGGGGTTGCGGTATCGGGCAATTCGCCGGATCACTCACGCCGGTCTGTCGCATGCCGAGTGGCTAGCCAAACCGTTCACTCAAGGGGTGGCCAGCGGGCCTCATTTCGAGTCGACTCGTCAGGCCGACCATTGA